A window of Corallococcus macrosporus DSM 14697 contains these coding sequences:
- a CDS encoding pyridoxal phosphate-dependent aminotransferase, translating into MKLASRLQAIKPSPTLALNSRAKALAAKGVDVVVLAAGEPDFDTPEYVKQAAVDALRAGFTKYTATNGIPELREAICAKLEKDNGLRYTPDQVLVTSGGKQALYNFCQAALEEGDEVLIFAPYWVSYPDMVRLAGATPVIVPTREEDGFAPDPDAIRRALTPRTRAVIINSPGNPTGAVYSRAALERIAEVLRPHDCLIVTDDIYEKLLYTEERLGISDVAPDLVPRLVVVNGMSKAYSMTGWRLGYIAGPKPLVAAMQMVQDQSTSNASSIGQKAALAALQGPPDTLAAMVKEYRERRDFFVAGLNALDGVRCRMPEGAFYAFADVRGLLGRSYKGKPVTSAMQLSEILLDDFRVAAVPGEPFGAEGYVRMSFVTSREVLQKGLTRLGELVKALS; encoded by the coding sequence ATGAAACTTGCCAGCCGGCTCCAGGCCATCAAGCCGTCTCCGACGCTCGCTCTCAACTCGCGCGCCAAGGCGCTCGCCGCCAAGGGTGTGGACGTGGTGGTCCTGGCCGCGGGAGAGCCGGACTTCGACACGCCGGAGTACGTGAAGCAGGCCGCGGTGGACGCCCTGCGCGCGGGTTTCACCAAGTACACCGCCACCAACGGCATCCCCGAGCTGCGCGAGGCCATCTGCGCCAAGCTGGAGAAGGACAACGGCCTGCGCTACACGCCGGACCAGGTGCTCGTCACCTCCGGGGGCAAGCAGGCCCTCTACAACTTCTGTCAGGCGGCGCTGGAGGAAGGGGACGAGGTCCTCATCTTCGCGCCCTACTGGGTGAGCTACCCGGACATGGTGCGGCTGGCGGGCGCCACGCCCGTCATCGTCCCCACGCGCGAGGAGGACGGCTTCGCGCCGGACCCGGACGCCATCCGCCGCGCGCTCACGCCGCGCACGCGCGCCGTCATCATCAACAGCCCGGGCAACCCCACGGGCGCCGTCTACTCGCGCGCGGCGCTGGAGCGCATCGCCGAGGTGCTGCGTCCCCACGACTGCCTCATCGTCACCGACGACATCTACGAGAAGCTGCTCTACACCGAGGAGCGCCTGGGCATCAGCGACGTGGCGCCGGACCTGGTGCCGCGGCTGGTCGTCGTCAACGGCATGAGCAAGGCGTACTCCATGACGGGGTGGCGCCTGGGCTACATCGCCGGGCCCAAGCCGCTGGTGGCCGCCATGCAGATGGTGCAGGACCAGTCCACGTCCAACGCCTCGTCCATTGGCCAGAAGGCCGCGCTGGCGGCGCTCCAGGGGCCACCGGACACCCTGGCCGCCATGGTGAAGGAGTACCGCGAGCGCCGTGACTTCTTCGTCGCGGGGTTGAACGCGCTGGACGGCGTGCGCTGCCGGATGCCGGAGGGGGCCTTCTACGCGTTCGCGGACGTGCGGGGCCTGCTGGGCCGTTCCTACAAGGGCAAGCCGGTGACGTCCGCGATGCAGCTTTCGGAGATCCTCCTCGACGACTTCCGCGTCGCCGCCGTGCCCGGCGAGCCCTTCGGCGCGGAG